From Myotis daubentonii chromosome 15, mMyoDau2.1, whole genome shotgun sequence, one genomic window encodes:
- the OSCAR gene encoding osteoclast-associated immunoglobulin-like receptor isoform X1, which produces MALVLVLQLLALSWPLCHTGVTSNGTQEAQGLRPPMYSNPRTSFPKDRPRPRRGLASVSLDSFPGSPPPRPSWPTRPLPPFLPRSYPEIRRPRPFPAGFPLPNSKPRQPTYSGPPTSPPKPSLAAQPAAVVNPGTNVTLTCRAPQPALRFVLSKAGEVSPVQLHYPDPDKSLALARFFLEAVTEAQGGSYRCQYHNHLGGSHPSDALELMVTDLLPRPSLEALPGPRAPGAPVSLRCTGRARNMSFALYRADEPTPVQFRESEQPWADFPLPRAQAAGTYTCYYHTRTAPYVLSPRSDTLVVSLEGSGSVDYTKGNVVRLALAGLVLISLAALVGWEWRSWRRASDRGPGGLELHPAA; this is translated from the exons gcacccaggaagcCCAAGGACTCAGGCCGCCCATGTATTCAAACCCCCGCACCTCGTTCCCCAAggacaggcccaggcccaggcgggGCCTAGCTTCCGTCTCCCTAGACTCATTCCCCGGGAGCCCACCACCTAGGCCCAGCTGGCCCACCAGGCCCTTGCCCCCATTCCTCCCACGCTCTTACCCGGAGATCAGGCGCCCCAGGCCCTTTCCTGCAGGCTTCCCACTCCCAAACTCCAAGCCCAGGCAGCCCACTTATTCAGGCCCCCCAACCTCACCCCCCAAGCCGTCACTGGCGGCTCAGCCGGCCGCAGTTGTGAACCCCGGCACCAACGTGACTTTGACCTGCCGGGCGCCCCAGCCCGCCTTGAGGTTTGTGCTCTCCAAGGCGGGAGAGGTCTCCCCGGTGCAGCTCCACTACCCGGACCCCGACAAGTCCCTGGCGCTGGCCCGGTTCTTCCTGGAGGCGGTGACCGAGGCCCAGGGGGGCAGCTATCGCTGCCAGTACCACAACCACCTGGGGGGGTCCCACCCCAGCGACGCCTTGGAACTGATGGTGACAG ACCTGCTGCCGCGCCCGTCGCTGGAGGCGCTGCCCGGACCCCGGGCGCCCGGCGCCCCCGTGAGCCTGCGCTGCACCGGCCGCGCGCGCAACATGAGCTTCGCGCTGTACCGCGCGGACGAGCCGACGCCGGTCCAGTTCCGCGAGTCGGAGCAGCCGTGGGCCGACTTCCCGCTGCCCCGCGCGCAGGCCGCGGGCACCTACACCTGCTACTACCACACGCGCACCGCGCCCTACGTGCTGTCCCCGCGCAGCGACACGCTGGTGGTCAGCCTGGAGG GCTCTGGCTCCGTGGACTACACCAAGGGCAACGTGGTGCGCCTGGCGCTGGCCGGCCTGGTGCTCATCTCGCTGGCCGCGCTGGTGGGCTGGGAGTGGCGCAGCTGGCGGCGAGCGTCCGACCGGGGCCCGGGAGGCCTGGAGCTGCACCCTGCGGCGTGA
- the OSCAR gene encoding osteoclast-associated immunoglobulin-like receptor isoform X2 — MYSNPRTSFPKDRPRPRRGLASVSLDSFPGSPPPRPSWPTRPLPPFLPRSYPEIRRPRPFPAGFPLPNSKPRQPTYSGPPTSPPKPSLAAQPAAVVNPGTNVTLTCRAPQPALRFVLSKAGEVSPVQLHYPDPDKSLALARFFLEAVTEAQGGSYRCQYHNHLGGSHPSDALELMVTDLLPRPSLEALPGPRAPGAPVSLRCTGRARNMSFALYRADEPTPVQFRESEQPWADFPLPRAQAAGTYTCYYHTRTAPYVLSPRSDTLVVSLEGSGSVDYTKGNVVRLALAGLVLISLAALVGWEWRSWRRASDRGPGGLELHPAA, encoded by the exons ATGTATTCAAACCCCCGCACCTCGTTCCCCAAggacaggcccaggcccaggcgggGCCTAGCTTCCGTCTCCCTAGACTCATTCCCCGGGAGCCCACCACCTAGGCCCAGCTGGCCCACCAGGCCCTTGCCCCCATTCCTCCCACGCTCTTACCCGGAGATCAGGCGCCCCAGGCCCTTTCCTGCAGGCTTCCCACTCCCAAACTCCAAGCCCAGGCAGCCCACTTATTCAGGCCCCCCAACCTCACCCCCCAAGCCGTCACTGGCGGCTCAGCCGGCCGCAGTTGTGAACCCCGGCACCAACGTGACTTTGACCTGCCGGGCGCCCCAGCCCGCCTTGAGGTTTGTGCTCTCCAAGGCGGGAGAGGTCTCCCCGGTGCAGCTCCACTACCCGGACCCCGACAAGTCCCTGGCGCTGGCCCGGTTCTTCCTGGAGGCGGTGACCGAGGCCCAGGGGGGCAGCTATCGCTGCCAGTACCACAACCACCTGGGGGGGTCCCACCCCAGCGACGCCTTGGAACTGATGGTGACAG ACCTGCTGCCGCGCCCGTCGCTGGAGGCGCTGCCCGGACCCCGGGCGCCCGGCGCCCCCGTGAGCCTGCGCTGCACCGGCCGCGCGCGCAACATGAGCTTCGCGCTGTACCGCGCGGACGAGCCGACGCCGGTCCAGTTCCGCGAGTCGGAGCAGCCGTGGGCCGACTTCCCGCTGCCCCGCGCGCAGGCCGCGGGCACCTACACCTGCTACTACCACACGCGCACCGCGCCCTACGTGCTGTCCCCGCGCAGCGACACGCTGGTGGTCAGCCTGGAGG GCTCTGGCTCCGTGGACTACACCAAGGGCAACGTGGTGCGCCTGGCGCTGGCCGGCCTGGTGCTCATCTCGCTGGCCGCGCTGGTGGGCTGGGAGTGGCGCAGCTGGCGGCGAGCGTCCGACCGGGGCCCGGGAGGCCTGGAGCTGCACCCTGCGGCGTGA